CTGACACCAAACTCTTTGCGTACCGTATCTTGAATGCATTTAGCCAGTCCTAAAATGTCCCCAGCTGTGCCGCCACCATGATTGACCAGAACGAGTGCTTGGTTTTCATAGACACCAACAGCACCCATGCGTTGACCCTTAAAACCGCATTGATCAATGATCCAGCCTGCAGCTAGCTTGCGTTTGCCTGGTGCATCGGGGTAAGAGACAAGCGTCGGATGTTTCTGTAGCAAGGTCTCATATTGCTCATGAGGAACAATCGGATTTTGAAAAAAACTGCCAGCGTTACCAATGATCTTGGGGTCAGGCAATTTGTTTGTCCGAATTTTGCAGACCGCCACAAAAATCTTTTCTGCGCTTGGGTTTGAGTTTGCCGCAAACTGCTTGGCTAAATCAGCATAATGAACGCGAGCTTGCCATTGTTTTGGAATTTTAAAAACGACCCTTGTCACAATAAAGCGATGGGGATTTTGTTTGAAGTAGCTGTCGCGATAAGCAAATTGGCAGGCTTCTTTTGAAAGGGTGACAAAGGCTTGGGTCTTGGTATCAAACGCTTCGATGTGATCAATGTAGTCGGCAATTTCAACACCGTAAGCGCCGATGTTCTGTATCGGTGCTGCGCCAACCGTCCCAGGAATCAGTGCTAGATTTTCTAAGCCAGGAAGATTGTGTTCCAGCGTCCAAGAAACAAACTCGTGCCAATTCACGCCACCACCAACAGCAATCACTGTTGCGTGTTCATCGGAAGAGACAATTTCCTGTCCAGTGATATTCATGAGTAAGGTGGCGCCAGGTAAGACCTTGGGCAAAATGACATTACTGCCGCCGCCCAATACGCGCCAAGGCAGTTTTTGCTCAGTGATTACTTCCATGATGGCGCCAATCTGATCGGGCGAGGTAATTTCGTGGGCAAACTCAGCACTAGCATCTAGACCAAAGGTATTGCGATTGGCTAGACCAACATTGGGAGTCAATTTTGGGGTGGCAGACGCATTAGAGGCAAAGTTCATGACACAATCTTATTCGAATGCGCACCAAAAGCGCAGATAATTAGCTTAAAAGAGTCTGACCGCTGAGAATGCGAATAGCTCGCCCCAGTAACAACACAAGGAATACAAGGAGTCGCAATGCCAACATTTGACGTAGTTTGTGAACCAGACATGGTTGAGCTTAAGAACGCCATCGAACAATCGAATAAAGAAATTAGCAATCGCTTTGACTTCAAGGGCTCTGATAGCCGCGTAGAGCAAAAAGATGAAGCCTTGATTTTGTTTGGTGATGATGACTTCAAATTAGGTCAAGTGCGTGATGTGTTGATTAACAAAATGGCTAAGCGCAACGTGGATGTACGTTATCTCAAAGATGACAAAACTGAAACCATTGGCGGCGATAAGAAAAAGCAAACTATGAAGATTCAAAAAGGCATTACTTCTGAGTTAGCTAAAAAGGTTGTACGCGTAATTAAAGATAGCAAGCTTAAAGTGCAAGCCAGCATTCAAGGTGATGCGGTTCGTGTGACGGGCGCAAAGCGTGATGATCTTC
This genomic interval from Polynucleobacter necessarius contains the following:
- the murB gene encoding UDP-N-acetylmuramate dehydrogenase, producing MNFASNASATPKLTPNVGLANRNTFGLDASAEFAHEITSPDQIGAIMEVITEQKLPWRVLGGGSNVILPKVLPGATLLMNITGQEIVSSDEHATVIAVGGGVNWHEFVSWTLEHNLPGLENLALIPGTVGAAPIQNIGAYGVEIADYIDHIEAFDTKTQAFVTLSKEACQFAYRDSYFKQNPHRFIVTRVVFKIPKQWQARVHYADLAKQFAANSNPSAEKIFVAVCKIRTNKLPDPKIIGNAGSFFQNPIVPHEQYETLLQKHPTLVSYPDAPGKRKLAAGWIIDQCGFKGQRMGAVGVYENQALVLVNHGGGTAGDILGLAKCIQDTVRKEFGVSLVIEPNIL
- a CDS encoding YajQ family cyclic di-GMP-binding protein produces the protein MPTFDVVCEPDMVELKNAIEQSNKEISNRFDFKGSDSRVEQKDEALILFGDDDFKLGQVRDVLINKMAKRNVDVRYLKDDKTETIGGDKKKQTMKIQKGITSELAKKVVRVIKDSKLKVQASIQGDAVRVTGAKRDDLQATMALLKKEITEAPLGFNNFRD